The Chryseolinea soli genome contains a region encoding:
- a CDS encoding L-ribulose-5-phosphate 4-epimerase produces the protein MSQYDHIKESAYRANLQLPKLGLVIFTFGNVSAVDRALGVFAIKPSGVPYEDLRPESMVIVDFNGKTVEGKLRPSSDTKTHAVLYKHWENIGGIVHTHSTYATAWAQAQRDIPIFGTTHADHNTVDIPCAPPMADDMIKGDYEFETGYQIMKCLNERKLSYEEIEMMLVGNHAPFTWGKTPEKAVYNSAVLESIAQMALYTEQINPKAPRLKDSLIRKHFERKHGPDSYYGQS, from the coding sequence ATGAGTCAATACGACCACATAAAAGAATCGGCCTACCGGGCCAACCTGCAGCTGCCCAAGCTGGGACTGGTGATCTTTACGTTTGGAAATGTGAGTGCGGTAGACCGGGCGTTGGGTGTTTTTGCTATCAAGCCCAGCGGTGTGCCCTATGAAGATCTGCGACCGGAGAGTATGGTGATCGTCGATTTTAATGGGAAGACCGTGGAAGGAAAACTTCGACCTTCGTCGGATACAAAAACACACGCTGTGTTGTACAAACATTGGGAAAACATCGGGGGCATTGTGCACACGCACTCCACGTATGCCACGGCCTGGGCCCAGGCGCAGCGCGACATCCCCATCTTTGGCACCACCCACGCCGATCACAACACGGTGGATATTCCCTGTGCACCACCGATGGCCGACGACATGATCAAAGGAGACTATGAATTCGAAACGGGTTATCAGATCATGAAATGCCTGAACGAGCGCAAGCTGAGTTATGAAGAAATTGAAATGATGCTGGTGGGTAACCACGCGCCGTTCACCTGGGGAAAAACGCCCGAAAAGGCCGTCTACAACAGTGCCGTATTGGAATCCATCGCTCAAATGGCCCTTTACACAGAACAGATCAATCCAAAGGCACCCCGGCTCAAGGATTCGCTCATTAGAAAACATTTCGAACGCAAACACGGACCCGACTCCTACTACGGTCAGTCCTGA
- a CDS encoding ribulokinase — MNQAYVIGLDYGTDSVRAMIADARTGEEMASSVYAYPRWRDGLFCDPSRNQFRQHPQDYIEGLEATVKACLQQAGPTVRANVKAIAVDTTGSTPVAVNKIGTPLALTPGFENNPNAMFVLWKDHTSVKEAAEINQHALGFDVNYLQFVGGIYSSEWFWAKLLHVLRADTAVRGALYSWVEHCDWIPFLLTGGNNVHALKRGVCSAGHKALWSAEYNGLPPDVFFSSLDPLLKGFTDRLFKETYTADKPAGRLSAEWAIRLGLNADIVVSVGAFDCHMGAVGGQIEPYHLSKVMGTSTCDMMVVPLQDMEDKLVRGICGQVSGSIIPGMMGLEAGQSAFGDTYAWFKDLLLWPLEALLKSSSLISPELADKLSEELSGKIIPELSRQALALPLDETGELGVDWLNGRRTPDANQLLKGAMTGLNLGTDAPRLFRAWVEATCFGAKAIVDRFNDEHVPVRGLIGLGGVARRSPYIMQVMADVMNMPLRIHRSEQTCAAGAAMFAATAAGLYPKVEDAMHAMGQGFDQEYKPNATAAALYAKRYQQYLDLGAVLENKELPLAVEYKK, encoded by the coding sequence ATGAACCAGGCATATGTTATTGGGCTGGATTATGGAACGGACTCGGTTCGCGCCATGATCGCCGACGCACGGACAGGCGAAGAGATGGCCTCCTCTGTGTATGCATACCCTCGCTGGCGCGATGGACTTTTCTGCGATCCCTCGCGAAACCAATTCCGTCAGCACCCGCAAGATTATATAGAAGGACTGGAGGCCACCGTCAAAGCGTGTCTGCAACAGGCCGGTCCCACGGTGCGGGCCAACGTCAAGGCCATCGCGGTGGACACCACCGGTTCGACACCTGTGGCGGTAAACAAAATTGGAACACCGCTGGCGCTGACACCGGGGTTTGAAAACAATCCCAACGCCATGTTCGTGTTGTGGAAAGACCACACCAGCGTTAAAGAAGCCGCCGAGATCAACCAACATGCTCTGGGCTTCGATGTGAACTATCTCCAGTTCGTGGGCGGCATCTATTCTTCCGAATGGTTTTGGGCAAAACTTCTTCACGTGTTGCGTGCCGACACCGCGGTGAGAGGCGCCCTCTATTCCTGGGTGGAGCATTGCGACTGGATTCCCTTCCTGCTCACGGGCGGCAACAACGTCCACGCCTTGAAGCGCGGCGTTTGCTCCGCAGGGCACAAAGCGCTATGGTCAGCCGAATACAACGGACTTCCCCCGGATGTATTTTTCTCTTCCCTCGATCCCTTGTTGAAAGGATTTACCGATCGTCTCTTTAAAGAAACCTATACAGCCGACAAGCCTGCAGGAAGGCTCAGCGCAGAATGGGCCATACGTCTCGGTTTGAATGCGGACATCGTGGTGAGCGTTGGCGCTTTCGATTGCCACATGGGTGCGGTCGGTGGACAAATAGAACCCTACCACCTCAGCAAAGTGATGGGCACATCGACCTGCGACATGATGGTTGTTCCTCTGCAGGACATGGAAGACAAACTCGTGCGCGGCATTTGCGGACAGGTGAGCGGTTCCATTATTCCCGGCATGATGGGATTGGAAGCTGGACAATCCGCATTCGGTGACACCTATGCATGGTTTAAAGATCTATTGCTCTGGCCCTTGGAAGCCTTGTTGAAGTCATCGTCGTTGATCTCTCCCGAGCTCGCCGACAAGCTTAGCGAAGAGCTCTCCGGCAAGATCATCCCCGAGCTTTCACGCCAGGCCCTAGCCTTGCCGTTGGATGAAACCGGTGAGCTGGGTGTCGATTGGCTGAACGGCCGGCGAACACCCGATGCCAACCAATTGCTGAAAGGCGCCATGACCGGCCTGAACCTGGGCACGGACGCACCCCGGCTTTTCCGGGCTTGGGTGGAGGCGACATGTTTTGGAGCCAAGGCAATTGTGGATCGCTTCAATGATGAGCATGTACCCGTAAGAGGTCTCATTGGTTTAGGAGGTGTCGCCAGGCGATCACCCTATATTATGCAAGTCATGGCCGACGTGATGAACATGCCGTTGCGCATCCACCGGTCGGAGCAAACCTGCGCTGCCGGAGCCGCCATGTTTGCTGCCACGGCTGCCGGGCTGTATCCCAAAGTGGAAGATGCCATGCACGCCATGGGGCAAGGGTTTGACCAGGAGTATAAACCGAATGCAACAGCGGCAGCATTATACGCCAAGCGCTATCAACAGTATCTGGATCTGGGTGCCGTATTGGAAAACAAAGAGCTTCCATTAGCGGTAGAATACAAAAAATAG
- a CDS encoding PadR family transcriptional regulator — protein sequence MKKYQLGEFEEIVMLTVGILYNEAYGVSIKKDIETRLSRNVSMGALHTALTRLEDKGYLKTFDGEATEERAGRPRKYYQITALGKRAMEYSRNTREELWRAIPKIALQVKIV from the coding sequence ATGAAGAAATATCAACTGGGCGAATTTGAAGAGATCGTCATGCTTACGGTTGGCATTCTGTATAACGAAGCCTATGGCGTATCCATAAAAAAAGATATCGAGACGCGGCTGTCGCGAAATGTGAGCATGGGTGCACTCCACACCGCGCTTACGCGTTTGGAAGACAAAGGCTATCTGAAAACGTTCGACGGCGAAGCCACCGAAGAGCGGGCCGGCCGGCCGCGAAAATATTACCAGATCACGGCGCTTGGCAAAAGAGCCATGGAGTATTCGCGGAACACGCGCGAAGAACTGTGGCGTGCGATCCCGAAAATAGCGCTGCAAGTAAAGATCGTATGA
- a CDS encoding ABC transporter permease, producing the protein MSRPRPPQLFLRFFRWYCKPRLCNHLEGDLMELYNERCAAWGKRKADRKFVVDVLQMFRPGIIRPLRDHQPINHYSMYKSYFKIGWRNLVKNKGYSFINIGGLAMGLMVAMLIGLWIYDELSFDTYHENYNDIVQVMQHQTVDGAVITQPAIPWPLETELRNTYGADFKYIVLATWINYHALSHDEEKITKLGIYVQPDFPEMISLHMIAGTRDGLRDANSVLVSASTARALFGTSDPLNQTIRIDGRHDAKITGVYEDLPHNTTFRDFQFISTWDLYVTTEPWIKPSATNWGNNSFQLFAQLNPHADIHDVSKKIENAKAKNSKEEAVLHPRIFLHPMRDWRLHSEWKNGVHSGGRIQMVLLFGAIGVFVLLLACINFMNLSTARSEKRAKEVGIRMTMGSVRRQLVYQFLSESFLVVTLAFAIALALAGASLSWFNELADKHIVITWLNPVFWLISAGFIFVTSLLAGSYPSLYLSSFQPVKVLKGTFKTGPRASLPRKVLVVVQFTVSVALIIGTTLVYQQIQFTKSRPAGYTREGLVSIQMSGPEFFGKFDALRTALKQAGTIEDMAESSSPITDVWLNSNGFTWSGKDPGLAEDFGAIFITAEYGPTIGWKMKEGRNFSRDFPADSSAVIINEAAAKYMGIKDPIGMEVTWGSDRLHVIGIVKDMITESPYKPVRQTIYFMNDRYTNWMLLKLNPARSAHETLAETEAIFKKIIPSTPFEYKFVDDTYAAKFDAEERIGKLASFFTVFAIFISCLGLFGLASFVAEQRTKEIGIRKVLGASVANLWRMLSLDFVALVVVACVLAIPVAYYFLQEWLLSFPYHTELNWWVFAVSAGGAIALTLITVSYQAIRAAVANPVKSLRSE; encoded by the coding sequence ATGAGCCGCCCGCGCCCACCCCAACTCTTCCTTCGGTTCTTCCGCTGGTACTGCAAGCCCCGGCTGTGCAATCACCTCGAAGGCGACCTGATGGAATTATATAACGAGCGCTGTGCAGCTTGGGGGAAGCGCAAGGCTGATCGGAAATTTGTCGTGGATGTGCTGCAGATGTTCAGGCCCGGCATCATCCGTCCACTGCGCGATCATCAACCCATAAATCATTACAGCATGTATAAAAGTTACTTCAAGATCGGGTGGCGAAACCTGGTAAAAAACAAAGGCTATTCCTTTATTAACATTGGCGGCCTGGCGATGGGGCTCATGGTGGCGATGCTCATCGGGTTGTGGATCTACGACGAATTGTCGTTCGACACCTATCACGAAAACTACAACGACATCGTGCAGGTCATGCAACACCAAACCGTTGATGGCGCCGTGATCACACAACCTGCCATTCCCTGGCCGTTGGAAACCGAGCTGCGAAACACCTACGGTGCCGATTTCAAATACATCGTGTTGGCCACGTGGATCAATTATCACGCGCTCAGCCACGACGAAGAAAAGATCACGAAGTTGGGCATTTACGTTCAGCCCGATTTCCCCGAAATGATCTCCCTGCACATGATCGCCGGCACGCGCGACGGCCTCCGCGATGCGAACTCGGTTTTGGTTTCCGCTTCCACCGCCCGCGCGTTGTTCGGCACAAGCGACCCGCTCAATCAAACCATTCGCATCGACGGCCGCCATGATGCGAAAATCACCGGCGTCTACGAAGACCTTCCGCACAATACTACTTTCCGCGACTTTCAATTCATCAGCACGTGGGATCTTTATGTGACCACCGAACCGTGGATAAAGCCCTCGGCCACCAACTGGGGGAACAACTCGTTCCAACTGTTTGCCCAACTCAATCCGCATGCCGACATCCATGATGTGTCGAAGAAAATTGAAAATGCAAAGGCCAAAAACTCAAAAGAAGAAGCCGTGCTGCATCCCCGCATCTTTCTTCATCCCATGCGCGATTGGCGCCTGCATTCCGAATGGAAGAATGGCGTTCACAGCGGCGGACGGATCCAAATGGTTTTGTTGTTTGGCGCTATTGGTGTCTTCGTATTGTTACTCGCCTGCATCAACTTCATGAACCTGAGCACAGCCCGTTCTGAAAAACGCGCCAAGGAAGTCGGCATTCGTATGACGATGGGCTCTGTGCGCCGTCAATTGGTCTATCAATTTCTGAGCGAATCGTTCCTGGTGGTGACGCTTGCCTTCGCCATCGCGCTGGCGCTTGCGGGCGCGTCACTTTCGTGGTTCAATGAACTGGCCGATAAACACATTGTCATCACGTGGCTCAACCCGGTGTTCTGGTTGATCAGTGCGGGGTTCATTTTTGTTACCAGCTTATTGGCGGGCTCCTATCCCTCGCTGTACCTGTCATCGTTTCAGCCGGTCAAAGTGCTCAAGGGGACTTTCAAAACCGGGCCGCGGGCTTCGCTGCCGCGCAAGGTGTTGGTCGTGGTGCAGTTCACGGTGTCGGTTGCCCTCATCATTGGCACTACGCTGGTGTATCAGCAAATTCAATTTACAAAGAGCCGGCCGGCGGGCTACACGCGCGAAGGACTTGTTTCGATCCAAATGAGTGGTCCGGAATTCTTTGGCAAATTCGATGCCCTCCGGACGGCGCTCAAACAAGCGGGGACCATCGAAGACATGGCCGAATCGTCAAGCCCCATCACCGACGTATGGTTGAACAGCAACGGTTTTACGTGGAGCGGCAAGGATCCCGGTCTCGCCGAAGATTTCGGGGCCATCTTTATCACCGCGGAGTACGGGCCCACCATTGGCTGGAAAATGAAAGAGGGAAGAAATTTTTCACGCGATTTTCCCGCGGACTCCTCCGCGGTGATCATCAACGAAGCGGCGGCAAAATATATGGGGATAAAAGATCCCATCGGCATGGAAGTCACCTGGGGCAGCGACCGGTTGCATGTGATCGGGATTGTAAAAGACATGATCACTGAGTCGCCGTATAAGCCCGTGCGCCAGACCATTTACTTCATGAACGATCGCTACACGAACTGGATGCTGCTCAAGCTCAACCCCGCACGAAGCGCCCACGAGACCCTGGCCGAAACAGAGGCCATCTTCAAAAAGATCATTCCCAGCACACCGTTCGAATACAAATTCGTGGACGATACGTATGCCGCCAAGTTCGACGCCGAAGAACGCATCGGCAAGCTGGCGTCGTTCTTCACCGTATTTGCCATCTTTATCAGCTGCCTGGGTTTGTTCGGTCTCGCGTCGTTTGTGGCAGAGCAACGCACCAAGGAGATCGGCATCCGCAAAGTGCTGGGTGCCTCCGTGGCCAACTTGTGGCGGATGCTTTCGCTTGACTTTGTTGCCCTGGTGGTGGTGGCGTGCGTCCTCGCGATTCCGGTTGCTTATTATTTTCTACAGGAGTGGCTGCTCAGTTTCCCCTACCACACCGAGTTAAATTGGTGGGTCTTCGCGGTTTCGGCCGGTGGCGCGATCGCGTTGACGTTGATCACAGTCAGCTATCAAGCCATTCGCGCCGCGGTGGCCAACCCGGTGAAGTCTTTGCGATCGGAATAA